Proteins co-encoded in one Brassica rapa cultivar Chiifu-401-42 chromosome A02, CAAS_Brap_v3.01, whole genome shotgun sequence genomic window:
- the LOC103854911 gene encoding ENHANCER OF AG-4 protein 2 isoform X3, whose protein sequence is MAPGRKRGASKAKANGKLILGDLVLAKVKGFPAWPAKVSRPEEWDRAPDPKKYFVQFFGTQEIAFVAPPDIQAFTSDSKSKLLARCQGKTVKYFAQAVTEICTEFEELRNHKSSVLGNEDPMDAADPGLVKDETVDGTDHTVTDSDGTDNLDSEVGPYFPKVETEKQGSSPFRESKITATSSGSESLEQVDLKIKEGDFDKGTDGDGCTKEFGNGEKGLPNGKRIKKEAGGSVREGKDTVHRDKSDGRDTSGKSDSKKSKDLLTEKSSSKVSGVKQEKSIGVKDGVSGKKRRLESESGKPASRVDESSRAAKKPRCEGKNDKEKCVTDSTGTVSHIKRELVVGLSARGGDLQYDKIVVTKRRRQTVEHDNSPPLSGSRVKSGKGQLEQRHRSSVTDKSGKGQLEQKDRSSSVSNAKVPASQSLKKRRAVCVYDEDNDEDPKTPLHGSQAVVPKATPVLTDGPKSANVCRDTSTKAKISAGSTESTGLRKVPLRKHCEDTSRVLSDNVEKPISELPAKDVKQILQSPMKSPQLVSPNKHVAGQHKTAKPPVKVSDVKKPHSESGKESVVGSDKVSPSQSQLANQRHRPASVGDKPTVVSKAALRLSDAVVSKDTSGDLSAVMVDYNRENGSAPFTRARTPDSAASMKDLIAAAQAKRKLAHSQNSVFGNLNSSLLNISETQMRSHSPVMVQNASASAAIVMPVAVQGHQQDSFPSNHEHQSSSRNQNETDDNEERKLSSGHESVGGSLSGGTDAAVSRDAFEGMIETLSRTKESIGRATRLAIDCAKYGIASEVVELLIRKLENEAHLHRKVDLFFLVDSITQCSHNQKGIAGASYVPTVQAALPRLLGAAAPPGTDARDNRRKCLKVLRLWLDRKIFPESVLRRYIDDIGNSSDDATVGLSIRRPSRSERAVNDPIREMEGMLVDEYGSNATIQLPGFFSSRTFEDDEEDDDDLPNLPIPQDAKNTSSGEPFNALEDLEARDTLSDRPHRVLEDVDRELKMEDVSGQPKDVAPSAFCENVTKVQSLDAREPVAEKSTGAPPFPEDSPPLPQESPPSPPPLPPSPPPPSPPPPPSCPPPLLPPPPPTTHFPPPPSQTPPPPPHSPPPSPPPPPPPPAQSITLPLSLTIQQSIASHQQLHLQRGFPPAYPLSHQTYPGSMQQDQCTIFTGDQIVQGPGRSSRGSHVEGPGKTEFFMQQSCNFSPAEVYSSREPSAFTSSRQLEFGNSDAQNLRFQPNTSLSQRPMLRHLPSAPSSHFPYSSHVQSQSQRSYTHPYSFPPQRDDGRRFRNEEPWRMSSSGRSAEDQSGAWILGRNSHPGLPRATDSIFFSATFSGNQLSAFFCQ, encoded by the exons ATGGCTCCGGGGCGTAAAAGAGGAGCGAGCAAGGCCAAGGCCAACGGGAAGTTGATTCTCGGCGATCTCGTCCTCGCCAAAGTCAAAGGCTTCCCCGCTTGGCCTGCTAAG GTTAGCAGGCCTGAAGAGTGGGATCGTGCTCCAGATCCTAAGAAGTACTTTGTTCAGTTCTTTGGTACACAGGAAAT AGCTTTTGTTGCACCGCCTGATATTCAAGCCTTTACTAGTGATTCAAAGAGCAAACTGTTGGCAAGATGTCAAGGTAAAACGGTCAAGTACTTTGCACAGGCTGTGACGGAGATATGCACAGAATTTGAAGAGTTGCGAAATCACAAGTCGAGTGTTTTGGGTAATGAGGATCCGATGGATGCTGCGGATCCTGGTTTGGTAAAGGATGAGACAGTTGATGGAACAGATCACACCGTCACTGATTCTGATGGAACTGATAACTTAGATTCTGAGGTGGGACCTTACTTCCCCAAAGTTGAAACAGAGAAGCAGGGTTCGTCTCCATTTCGGGAATCAAAGATCACTGCCACATCCTCGGGTAGCGAGTCACTAGAGCAGGTGGACcttaaaataaaagaaggagATTTTGATAAAGGAACTGATGGTGATGGTTGCACTAAGGAATTTGGTAATGGTGAAAAGGGTCTGCCCAACGGTAAGAGAATAAAGAAGGAAGCAGGTGGCTCGGTCAGAGAAGGGAAAGATACAGTTCATAGAGACAAAAGCGATGGTCGAGATACTAGTGGTAAATCCGATTCCAAAAAGTCAAAAGATCTGTTGACAGAGAAATCTAGCTCCAAAGTGTCTGGTGTTAAGCAAGAAAAATCAATTGGCGTTAAGGATGGGGTTTCCGGCAAGAAAAGGAGGCTTGAAAGTGAATCAGGGAAGCCTGCATCAAGAGTAGATGAAAGCTCACGTGCGGCTAAAAAGCCGCGATGTGAAGGTAAAAATGACAAGGAAAAATGTGTAACTGATTCTACTGGTACTGTATCACATATTAAGCGTGAACTTGTTGTAGGACTAAGTGCTCGTGGAGGTGATTTACAATATGATAAAATAGTTGTAACTAAGCGCCGGAGACAAACAGTGGAGCATGATAACTCGCCTCCTCTTTCTGGGTCCCGTGTTAAATCCGGGAAAGGTCAGCTGGAACAGAGACACCGTTCGTCTGTGACTGATAAATCCGGGAAAGGTCAGCTGGAACAGAAGGACCGTTCCTCTTCTGTTAGTAATGCCAAGGTTCCAGCTTCACAGTCGCTGAAAAAAAGGAGGGCTGTTTGTGTATATGACGAAGATAATGATGAAGATCCCAAAACCCCATTACATGGAAGTCAAGCCGTTGTTCCCAAAGCAACGCCAGTATTGACTGATGGTCCTAAAAGTGCTAACGTGTGTCGTGACACTTCTACTAAAGCCAAAATATCTGCTGGATCTACAGAGAGTACGGGACTAAGGAAAGTACCCCTTCGTAAACATTGTGAGGATACTTCACGTGTATTATCAGATAATGTGGAGAAACCTATCAGTGAGTTGCCGGCAAAGGATGTCAAGCAAATCTTGCAATCTCCTATGAAGTCTCCTCAGCTGGTGTCACCTAACAAGCACGTTGCAGGACAGCATAAAACTGCGAAACCACCTGTAAAAGTTTCGGATGTCAAGAAGCCTCATAGTGAGTCTGGTAAGGAATCAGTTGTGGGATCTGATAAAGTAAGCCCTTCCCAATCTCAGCTAGCAAATCAGAGACACAGACCAGCTTCAGTTGGAGATAAGCCAACGGTGGTTTCAAAAGCTGCGTTACGTCTGAGTGATGCTGTTGTTTCAAAAGACACTTCTGGGGACTTGTCTGCTGTTAT GGTTGATTACAATCGAGAAAATGGGAGTGCTCCATTCACCAGAGCGAGGACCCCAGATTCGGCTGCATCTATGAAGGATCTAATTGCAGCTGCGCAGGCCAAAAGAAAACTAGCACATTCACAAAATTCAGTTTTTGGGAATTTGAATTCTAGTTTATTAAACATCAGTGAAACACAGATGAGGAGTCATAGCCCAGTTATGGTTCAGAATGCTTCAGCTTCTGCGGCCATCGTAATGCCTGTCGCTGTTCAAGGACATCAACAAGACTCTTTTCCATCAAATCATGAGCATCAGTCCTCATCAAGAAATCAAAATGAGACTGATGATAATGAAGAGAGAAAACTTAGTTCAGGGCATGAGTCAGTTGGAGGTTCACTTAGTGGTGGCACTGATGCTGCTGTTTCTCGGGATGCTTTTGAGGGCATGATAGAGACCTTATCAAGAACTAAAGAAAGTATCGGACGTGCTACGCGCCTAGCAATTGATTGTGCCAAGTACGGGATTGCTAGCGAG GTGGTGGAACTTCTCATACGAAAGTTGGAAAATGAGGCTCACTTACATCGTAAAGTGGATCTGTTCTTTCTTGTTGACTCTATCACCCAGTGTTCGCACAACCAAAAAG GTATTGCTGGTGCTTCATACGTTCCTACAGTGCAAGCTGCTTTGCCACGTCTTTTAGGTGCTGCTGCCCCACCAGGGACCGATGCTCGTGATAACCGTCGTAAATGTCTCAAG GTTTTGAGGTTGTGGCTTGATAGGAAAATTTTCCCTGAATCTGTTCTGCGTCGCTATATTGATGATATTGGAAATTCTAGTGATGATGCAACTGTTGGGTTGTCCATACGACGTCCTTCCAGATCTGAGCGTGCTGTAAATGATCCTATCAGAGAAATGGAAGGGATGCTTGTTGATGAGTATGGCAG CAATGCAACTATTCAGCTGCCAGGGTTTTTCTCTTCTCGTACctttgaagatgatgaagaagatgacgaCGATCTTCCAAATCTTCCAATACCACAAGATGCGAAAAACACATCATCTGGTGAACCTTTCAATGCTTTAGAAGACTTGGAAGCACGTGATACTTTGAGTGATAGACCTCATCGAGTTTTGGAGGATGTAGATCGTGAACTTAAAATGGAAGATGTTTCTGGTCAGCCGAAAGATGTAGCACCTTCCGCTTTCTGTGAGAATGTGACAAAGGTTCAGTCACTGGATGCTAGGGAACCAGTTGCAGAAAAGTCAACTGGGGCGCCTCCTTTTCCAGAGGATTCTCCTCCCCTGCCTCAAGAATCACCTCCATCTCCCCCTCCTCTACCTCCTTCTCCACCACCTCCATCCCCACCTCCTCCGCCTTCATGTCCGCCCCCATTGCTGCCACCACCACCTCCTACAACACATTTCCCACCACCTCCGTCGCAGACTCCACCACCACCGCCCCATTCACCTCCACCTTCACCGCCACCTCCACCTCCACCGCCTGCACAATCTATAACTTTACCACTATCGCTAACTATTCAACAATCCATTGCTAGCCATCAACAGTTACACCTTCAACGAGGCTTTCCTCCAGCATATCCATTATCGCATCAAACATACCCAGGATCTATGCAGCAAGACCAATGTACCATTTTCACT GGTGATCAAATTGTCCAAGGGCCTGGAAGATCTTCACGTGGAAGTCATGTTGAGGGGCCTGGAAAAACTGAATTTTTCATGCAGCAGTCATGTAATTTTTCTCCAGCAGAAGTGTACAGCTCCAGGGAACCATCAGCATTTACTTCCTCCAGACAACTAGAATTTGGGAACAGCGATGCACAGAACCTACGGTTTCAACCGAACACCTCTCTGTCCCAAAGACCTATGCTTAGACACCTGCCTTCAGCACCGTCCAGTCATTTTCCTTATTCAAGCCATGTTCAGTCACAATCCCAGCGGTCCTACACTCATCCTTATTCTTTCCCACCTCAACGCGATGATGGACGGCGATTTAGAAATGAGGAACCATGGCGGATGTCTTCGAGTGGGCGTAGTGCAGAAGACCAGAGTGGTGCCTGGATACTTGGAAGAAATTCACATCCAGGCCTTCCTAGAGCCACAGACAGTAT ATTTTTTTCGGCCACCTTCAGTGGCAATCAGCTATCAGCCTTCTTCTGCCAGTAA